A genomic region of Papaver somniferum cultivar HN1 chromosome 7, ASM357369v1, whole genome shotgun sequence contains the following coding sequences:
- the LOC113296496 gene encoding uncharacterized protein LOC113296496 produces MAIALPEHKGEEAKTKTLPWAMPKILIDGGSSVEILFYETLKQMGLKDECLIPSTYTIFGFNGSSTRPRGEITLEIRDGRILTLTTFCVVDVLSPYTAIVGRSWVHGIKGVASTYHQRLRFPTPDGVAEIIGDSGEAKYCYKMDVQNGENKVNSSKTQARRDKSIDNSIEDHDYIAISDVPTRLFDASTSCNTITSGPTIQPL; encoded by the coding sequence atggccatcGCACTCCCCGAACACAAGGGCGAGGAAGCAAAGACTAAAACACTACCTTGGGCAATGCccaaaattttgatcgatggtggtAGTTCTGTCGAAATATTATTCTATGAAACACTCAAACAAATGGGCCTCAAAGACGAGTGCCTCATACCCTCGACTTACACTATATTTGGCTTCAACGGGTCATCAACCCGTCCAAGAGGAGAAATAACATTAGAAATTCGGGATGGAAGAATCCTCACCTTAACCACTTTCTGTGTGGTAGATGTCTTGTCACCCTACACAGCCATTGTCGGACGATCCTGGGTCCAcggaatcaaaggagtggcctcAACTTACCATCAAAGGCTAAGATTTCCTACGCCTGATGGAGTGGCAGAAATTATTGGAGACTCGGGCGAAGCAAAGTATTGCTACAAGATGGACGTCCAAAACGGAGAGAACAAAGTAAATTCTTCAAAGACACAAGCGAGGAGGGATAAAAGTATTGATAACTCGATTGAAGACCATGACTACATTGCAATAAGCGATGTACCAACACGCTTGTTTGATGCCTCAACCTCATGCAACACCATAACCTCGGGACCGACCATACAACCCTTATAG